A stretch of Mesoplodon densirostris isolate mMesDen1 chromosome 7, mMesDen1 primary haplotype, whole genome shotgun sequence DNA encodes these proteins:
- the LRRC51 gene encoding leucine-rich repeat-containing protein 51 isoform X2 — MSQSLWLKNNVLNDLRDFNHVVSQLLEHPENLAWIDLSFNDLTSIDPNLRTPKLEWSSVKEQLRLKEKQESPGTWQVSGSDRTQAHTFCPSDHSALSVWCPCTPSKVLTTFFNLSVLYLHGNSIQRLGEVNKLAVLPRLRSLTLHGNPIEEETGYRQYVLCTLPRITTFDFSGVTKADRTTAEVWKRMNIKPKKVWIKHNAL, encoded by the exons ATGTCTCAGTCCCTGTGGCTGAAAAACAACGTCCTCAATGACCTGAGAGACTTCAACCACGTGGTTTCACAGCTTCTGGAGCATCCAGAGAATCTGGCCTGGATTGACCTGTCCTTCAACGACCTGACTTCCATTGACCCT AATCTTAGAACACCAAAGCTGGAATGGTCTTCAGTGAAGGAACAGCTAAGGCTCAAGGAGAAGCAGGAGAGCCCAGGCACCTGGCAAGTCAGTGGCAGTGATAGGACCCAGGCCCATACCTTCTGCCCCTCGGATCACAGTGCTCTGTCAGTGTGGTGCCCCTGTACCCCTTCAAAG gtcctgacaactttcttcaacTTGAGTGTGCTCTATCTCCATGGCAACAGCATCCAGCGCCTTGGAGAGGTGAACAAGCTGGCTGTCCTCCCTCGGCTCCGCAGCCTGACACTCCATGGGAACCCCATAGAGGAAGAGACGGGGTATAG GCAATATGTGCTGTGCACCCTGCCCCGTATCACCACGTTCGACTTCAGTGGGGTCACCAAGGCAGACCGCACAACAGCTGAAGTGTGGAAACGCATGAACATCAAACCCAAGAAGGTCTGGATCAAGCACAACGCACTCTGA